The genomic stretch CCGGCGAATATTGGAACGGTGGGTGAAAATGATCAGGCCGCTTATCAAGATGCTGAATGTCAAAAGCGAAGTTGAAACGGATTTTCCGAACATGCGGTCAAATGTCAGCAAAACAAAAGGCAGGGATGAGGTCGCGATAATCGAACCCAGTGAAACATAGCGGGTGGTCAAAACCAGGGCCGCGAATATAATGAAGCAAATCAATGAAGCCCAGGGAAAAAGTGCGATGATCAATCCCGCTCCGGTTGCCACACCTTTGCCGCCTTTGAACTTCGCCA from candidate division KSB1 bacterium encodes the following:
- a CDS encoding glycerol-3-phosphate acyltransferase, coding for AKFKGGKGVATGAGLIIALFPWASLICFIIFAALVLTTRYVSLGSIIATSSLPFVLLTFDRMFGKSVSTSLLTFSILISGLIIFTHRSNIRRLINGTENRFEKLQFRKKL